In Actinoplanes derwentensis, the following proteins share a genomic window:
- the smpB gene encoding SsrA-binding protein SmpB — translation MPREQGRKVVASNRKAYHDYAISDTYEAGMVLTGTEVKSLRLGRASLVDAFGHENHGEIYLHGMHIPEYTQGTWTNHEPRRVRKLLLHREEIHKMLGKLRDDGVTLVPLSVYFHNGYAKVELGVAKGKKSYDKRQDLANRDAKKEIDRALGRRAKGMD, via the coding sequence ATGCCACGCGAACAGGGCCGCAAGGTGGTCGCCTCCAACCGTAAGGCGTACCACGACTACGCCATCTCGGACACCTACGAGGCCGGGATGGTCCTCACCGGCACCGAGGTGAAGTCGTTGCGCCTCGGGCGGGCCTCGCTGGTCGACGCGTTCGGCCACGAGAACCACGGTGAGATCTACCTGCACGGCATGCACATTCCGGAGTACACGCAGGGCACCTGGACCAACCACGAGCCCCGCCGGGTCCGCAAACTGCTGCTGCACCGCGAAGAGATCCACAAGATGCTCGGGAAGCTGCGCGACGACGGCGTCACCCTGGTCCCGCTCTCGGTCTACTTCCACAACGGGTACGCGAAGGTCGAGCTCGGGGTCGCCAAGGGCAAGAAGTCCTACGACAAGCGGCAGGACCTGGCGAACCGGGACGCGAAGAAGGAGATCGACCGGGCGCTGGGGCGGCGTGCCAAGGGCATGGACTGA